A stretch of DNA from Candidatus Pseudomonas phytovorans:
GCGATGTTGTACTCGGCCAGTTCGCTGGTTTGCGCGGCCCAGGCTGGCTGGGCGATGGCGCAGGCCCCCAGGGCGCCGCCGAGGCTGATGCGCAGTAAAGTAGAGTTGAGCTGCAACCGCAGGGCGGCGCTGTAAAGGGGGCGTGTGTGGCTCATGTGACTTCCTATTGCCGTGGCAGTAAAGGCGGCTGACAGACCGCTCTACTGATGAGCCGAACGAAAAAAGGAATCGGCAAGATGATTTTCGATCTGGCCACGGCGCTGCCGATTACGCTTCTACGCGCACCCAATACCGTGAGAAACGGCGCACCCGCACTGGCAGCGACACCTGCAGGTTGGCGAGGATGCCGTCGCTGTCTTCCAGGTTGAACGCCCCGGAAATGCGCAGGTCCGCTACCCTGTCGGCGCAGCCCAGGTAGCCGGGCCGATAACGGGCCAGTTCATGAACAAAGTCGCCCAGGCGCCAGTCGATGGCCACCAGCACCCCTTGAGCCCAGGCACTGCCCTCGACTGAAAGCAGGCGCAGGTTGCCGAGTTGCGTCGAGCCGAAGGTCAAGGCCTGGCCTTCCTCCACCCGTTGCACCTGATGGGGCGCATCATGCGGGCGAACCTCCACGGCATGACGCTGCACCTCTACGGTGCTGAAGCCGGCATGCAGGCGCACGTCGAATTGGGTGCCTAGGGCGAGCACGCGACCGTGCGGCGTTTCTACCGACAACGGGCGAGTGGGAGGGCGGTCGGCGGCGGTTGTGATCAGCACCTCGCCCTGACGCAGCAGGATCAGTCGCTGCTCGGCGCTGTAGGCGATATCGACGCGAGTGTTGGTGTTCAGTTGCAGGCGGCTGCCGTCTGGCAGGGTGACCTGGCGACGTTCCCCGGTGCGGGTTGCGAAGTCGGCACTGTAGGGCGATATTCGATAGCCGCCGAACAGCGTCGCACCCGTGGCCAGCAGCATCAGTAACTTGAGGCCGTGCCGGCGCTGTACGCCGGCTTCGGTCAGCACCGGCAATGCTACGTCGCTGGGCATGCCGCGCAGTTGCTGCTGGAGCTTTTCAATCCGGCCCCAGGCTTTGGCATGTTCGGGGTCGGCCGCCAGCCAGTTTCGCCAGGCCAGCTGTTGCTCGGGGCTGACTTCGGCGTCGTTGAGGGCCAGGTACCACCCCACCGCCGCTTGCAGATGGACCTTGAGCGGCGGGCGCTCCGCCAGCCTGTTCAATCGTCCATCAACAGGATGCATTGCATCAGCGCCTTACCCAAGTGATTTTTGACCGTTGTCACCGACAGCCCCAGCTGTTTGCCGACCTGCACGTAGCTGAGGCCTTCGAGTTGCACCAGGAGGAAGATCTGTCGGGTGCGGGCGCCGAGGCCGTCGAGCAGGGTATCGATGGCCATCAGGGATTCGATGATCAGATGATGCGTTTCCGGGGATAACTGCAACGGCTCCGGGCGGGCCGCCAAGGCTTCCAGATAGGCACGTTCGAGGGTTTGTCGTCGGGCCTTGTCGATCAGCAAGCCACGGGCAATGGTTGCCAGGAAATGGCGGGGTTCGCGCAGCACCGGCAGTTGGCGCAAGGAGAGCATGCGCATGAACGTATCCTGAGCGAGATCCGCTGCATCGGCGCTGTTGCCGGTGCGGGTACGTAACCAGCTTTTCAGCCAGCCGTGGTGCTGTCCGTAAAGATGTTCGATATTCACTGGTGATGACGTGCTGATCCCTGCGCCCATACAATCAATCGCTGCAAACGATAATATGTCTCATTATTGACGATGTCGCGGGTTATGACAATCGGTGATCTGCTTCCAGCTACAGTGTCTTATTGGTATGGATCCGGGAGTTAGTGCGTATGTCCGATGCAAGCGAGTTTGTTAATGACAGTGAGGTGTACAGAACCTTGCTGGAGTCGACCAAGGCCATTCCCTGGAAGATTGACTGGGGCACAATGAAATTTGCCTATATCGGCCCTCAGATCGAGGCGTTGCTGGGCTGGAGTCCTGAAAGTTGGGTGAGCGTGGAGGACTGGGCGATGCGCATGCATCCAGAAGACCGCGAATATGTAGTGAATTTCTGCGTGACACAATCCCAGGCTGGTGCGGACCATGAGGCAGACTACCGAGCGCTGACCAAGGACAATGGCTATGTGTGGATTCGCGACGTTGTGCACGTGATGCGCAATAACAGGGGCGAGGTTGATGCGCTGGTCGGCTTCATGTTTGACATCAGCGAACGCAAGAAAACCGAGGATCAACTGTTGAGCTTGCAGAAAGAGCTAGAGGCTCTTTCGTTCAAGGACGGGTTGACGAATATCGCCAACCGCCGCCGCTTCGATAGCGCTTTCGAGCTGGAGTGGGAACGTGCGCGCCGCGAGCGCAGGCCACTGTCACTGCTGATGTTTGACGTTGATTTTTTCAAGCAGTACAACGATTTGTACGGCCATATCCAAGGCGACAAATGTTTGGTTGCGATTGCCCAGACGCTGAGTCTGGCATTGGACGGCCCCCGTGATCTTGTGGCTCGCTATGGAGGCGAAGAGTTTGTCGTGCTGCTCCCAGGGGCCGATGCCGAGACGGCGCGTAAAGTTGCTGAACGCTGCCAGCGGTTGATTCAAAAGCAGTCCATCGTGCATGCGCTTTCGCCACATGGCCACCGCGTCACTGTCAGCATAGGAGCAGGTTCGATTCTGCCCGGTGATCGCGAGAAGCCTACAGAGTTCATCAAAGCCGTCGACCAGCAGCTATACGCAGCCAAAAAAAATGGGCGGCACCGCACTGAATATGTGCAGTAGGCGGGGTTAGTTTGCTGGTCTGCAGTTGAAAGGGCACACAAACAAGCGTCACTTCCCGCTGGTCACCCGGGTCCACAGCCGGGTACTCGCGCGCATCCCCGCCGGCGACAAGGTCTTGATCGGGAACAGCGTATCGAGCACCGATTCGGGTGGGTAGACCGCCGGATTGTCGCGCAGCTCAGGCGTGATGTACGCAAGCGACGCCGCATTGCCGTTGGGGTACTTCACCGTATTGCTGATGTTGGCGATAACCTTTGGCTCCAGCAGGTAGTTCAGGTACGCATAGCCATTTTCCCGGTGCGGCGCTCCCTTGGGCATCACCACCATGTCCACCGCCACTGTCGACCCCTCGCGCGGAATGCTGTAGCCCACGTTCACACCGTTGCCTGCCTGCTGCGCGCTGCCCATGGCCTGCAGCACATCGCCGCTGAAACCGATCGCGACGCAGATGTTGCCATTGGCCAGGTCGCTGACGTATTTGGACTGGTGGAAATAGCTGATGTAGGGCCGCACCGCCAGCAAGGCTGCCTCGGCCTTTTTCAGGTCCTCTGGGTTCTCGCTGTGCGGGTCCAGGCCCAGGGTTTTGAGGGTGATCGAGATGATCTGCGTCGGGTTGTCGAGGAACGCCACGCCGCACTGGCTCAGCTTCTGGATGTTTTCCGGTTTGAACAGCAGGCTCCAGGACTGCGTCACCTCTGTGCTGCCGAAAATGGCCTTGATCTTGTCGGCGTTGTAGCCGATGCCGGTGGTGACCCACATATACGGGATCGCATAGCGGTTGCCCGGGTCGCTCGCCTCCAGGATCTTCATCAGCTTGGGGTCGAGGTTGTGCCAGCCAGGCAGCTTGCTGCGGTCCAGCTCCTCGATGGCACCCGCCTTGATCAGCCGCGGCAGGAAATGGTTGGACGGGCTCACCAGGTCGTAGCCACTGTTGCCGGTCATCAGCTTGGCTTCGGTGGTCTCATTGCTGTCGATCAGGTCGTAGGTAGTCTGAACGCCTGTGCGCCGGGTGAACTCGGCCAGGGTGTCGTCGGCAATGTAGCCGCTCCAGTTGGCAATGTTGACCCGTTCTTCGGCCTGCACTGCCGCAGCCAGTAACGCCGAGGACAACAGGGCCACGCAAGTGTGCTTGATCATGGAATAGCGCTCTTGTTGTTGTTTGCGAGGAAATTGAAGTGTCAGCGTTCCAGCCGTGCACGGCGTACTTCCCAGGCCATGCGCACCTTGGCGCCCAGGTCGAAGAACGGTCTGGGAGGCAGGTAGCCAGGGCTGGCCTGGGCCAGCACATCGCCGAGCAAGGGCGAGTCGACACCGAGAGCCATTTCGACCAGCAGCCGGCCCCACAAGGTGCCGCGGGCAACGCCGGATCCATTGCAGCCCGCCACGGCATGCAGGCCGTCCGCGACCCGGGCGAAATACGGCTCACCTGTACGGGTGCCGCTGAGGTGGCCGGTCCAGGTGTATTCGAGGTCTTGCGCGGTGATGCCGGGGAAGCGCTTCTGCAAACCCAGCAGGTGTGCACCTTGGCGCACTGCCAGGCCATGTCGGTCGATGTCGTGCTGACGATACTCCACGGTGTTGCGAATCAGCAGGCGTCGCCCGGGCAGCAGGCGCAGGGTGCAGCCGCCCGGTAAGGTAGACAGCACGCCCCAGCCCTGTTCGTCGAACAGTTGCTGCCAATGCGCATAGGTCAGCGGGCGGGTGATGCTTGCACTCAACTCCAGTGGGAAAGTGCCGCTGCGCTTGAGCCCGACCCTGGGCAGGAACGCACCGACACAGGCCAGTACCTGCCGGGCCTCGACCTCGCCACCCTCGGTGCGGGCAGTCCAGCCCTTGCCCGGGCGACGGCGCAGGTCGGTCACAGCGCTTTGCTCGAAGACGTCCACCTGCGCTGGCAGGCTGTCGGCCAGCCCTTTGACGTAGCGCGCCGGCTGCATCAGGCCGTTGCCGCCAGCACAATGGATCGCGCGTGAATAGAACGCGGTACCGAGGCGCCGTTGCAGCGCGCCCCCCTCGTGGTAGCTTGCCTGGGCGCCCACGGCGCACAGCGTTTCCAGCGCCTGCTCGGCGTGCTGCAAGTGTGCAGGCTCGTGCACCGCGAAGTGGTAGCCGTTGTCGCTGAGCTCGCAGTCGATTGCCAGCTCCGCGATTCGCTGGCGCACTTCATTACCCGCTGCGACACCGATGCGCGAGGCGACCTGATAACCGGAAAAACCTGGGGTACCGATCAGTTCGCCAGCACTGGGCAGCTCATGGCTGACCACAAAGCCTGAGTTGCGTGCCGAAGCGCCCTGGGCGACCCGCTGGCGCTCCAGCAGCACGATCCGCTGCGACGGAAAACGCCGCGCCAGGGCGTGGGCTGCTGACAGGCCGGTAATGCCCCCGCCGATGATCAGCCAATCGGCCTTGTGCGTGCCTTGCAGGCGCGGCCGCTGCGGTGATTCACCGGCCAGCGCAATCCAGCCACAGTGGTTGTTCATTGCGTGCTACTCCTTCAGTATCGATGCACAGGCGTTATTGGCTACTGCCCGCGAAACCGCGTCTTGCCTCCAATTTAAAGGGGTAAAAGCGCAATTTCTAACGCTAATAATTCATTCATCCATTCGGAATTTGCATGGATAAGAACCTTCGCGTACCGTCATTGCAGGCGCTGCAGGCCCTGGTCCGGGTAGCTGACACCAGCAACTTCACCGAGGCTGCGCGCCAGTTGCACCTGACCCAGAGCGCCATCAGCCGGCAGATCCAGCAACTGGAGGAGCATTTCCAGACCACGTTGTTCGACCGCACCAGCCGCAAGGTCGCGCTGACCGCCCATGGGCACGAGGTGTATGGGGTGGCAAAGGGGATGTTGCAAACCCTGCGCACGCTGGAGGAAAAGCTGGCGCCAACGCCACGGGACCGCCCGTTTCGCGTGCGCATGTTCGTATCGCTGGCAGTACGCTGGCTGCTGCCCCGGCTGACCTCGTTCTACGCACTTAACCCAGGCCTGACCCTTTCTATCGAAACGGTCGGCGGCGATTTGGTAGACACCGGCGGCGACTGCGACGCGTACGTGCTGTACCTGCCGGGCGGCCTTGACGAGCGCCCGCTGACGCCGCTGTTCGACGAGTACCTGATCCCTGTTTGCGCCCCCGTGCTGGGCGACGGCCGCGCCCCTCCGCAGTGTGCTGCGGAGCTCGCCGGGCATGCGCTGATCCACGGCTCCACCTCGCGCTACGAATGGACCCTGTGGCTCAAGGCCCAACAGGCCCCGGCCGAGCACAAGTACCAGGACCTGTTGTTCAACCTTGACGACCTGGCACTGGACGCGGCTGCCCGAGGCATGGGCATCGCCATGACCGACCGAATGCTGGCCCACGATGCTCTGGTGCGCGGCGACCTGGTGGTGCCCTTCGGCGAGGCGCTGAAAACAGGCGGCGTATACGCCCTGTGGCTGCGGGACAGCGGCGTTGCCCACCCCGCGTGCCAAGCCGTGTTGAAGTGGTTCGAGGAGCAAGTGGAACAGACCGTTCTGCCGGTGAAGCGCCCCCCGCAGCATCCGCCGCGCAACTGAAAACCGTGCCTGTAATCATCGCAGGTGCGGTCAGGCGGCCCTTGCCACGGTCGGCTTGCCTTCACCAATCAGGATGTCTTCGAAAAATGCCCCTACCGGTTCGGTGGGGTGGCACAGCTGTATTTCCAGCACCCACACCACCTCGCTCGGGACGATTTCCACCTCGGCCAGCTTGTCTTGCCCATACAGCACATGCGGGAAGTCGGCGATGCGATGCCCGGCCAGGTTACGTTCCAGTTGCCAGCCTTTGGCCTGGGCACTGCGCTCGGCGAAGTCATACAGCTCGCGCCCGGTCAGCCCACGGCCCCAGGCCTGGCGGGTTTCGTCGAACACCTCGTGCAATGCCTTGACGCAGGCGTGGTGCAGGTCGCGCTCGCCAAACACAAAGGTGTCGCCATAGTCGCCTTCGTAGCCGTCCCAGACCGGGCCGACGTCGACCACGACAATGTCCGTGGGCCGTAATACACGCTGCAGGTCGATGC
This window harbors:
- a CDS encoding sigma-70 family RNA polymerase sigma factor; the protein is MGAGISTSSPVNIEHLYGQHHGWLKSWLRTRTGNSADAADLAQDTFMRMLSLRQLPVLREPRHFLATIARGLLIDKARRQTLERAYLEALAARPEPLQLSPETHHLIIESLMAIDTLLDGLGARTRQIFLLVQLEGLSYVQVGKQLGLSVTTVKNHLGKALMQCILLMDD
- a CDS encoding LysR substrate-binding domain-containing protein; this translates as MDKNLRVPSLQALQALVRVADTSNFTEAARQLHLTQSAISRQIQQLEEHFQTTLFDRTSRKVALTAHGHEVYGVAKGMLQTLRTLEEKLAPTPRDRPFRVRMFVSLAVRWLLPRLTSFYALNPGLTLSIETVGGDLVDTGGDCDAYVLYLPGGLDERPLTPLFDEYLIPVCAPVLGDGRAPPQCAAELAGHALIHGSTSRYEWTLWLKAQQAPAEHKYQDLLFNLDDLALDAAARGMGIAMTDRMLAHDALVRGDLVVPFGEALKTGGVYALWLRDSGVAHPACQAVLKWFEEQVEQTVLPVKRPPQHPPRN
- a CDS encoding polyamine ABC transporter substrate-binding protein, with translation MIKHTCVALLSSALLAAAVQAEERVNIANWSGYIADDTLAEFTRRTGVQTTYDLIDSNETTEAKLMTGNSGYDLVSPSNHFLPRLIKAGAIEELDRSKLPGWHNLDPKLMKILEASDPGNRYAIPYMWVTTGIGYNADKIKAIFGSTEVTQSWSLLFKPENIQKLSQCGVAFLDNPTQIISITLKTLGLDPHSENPEDLKKAEAALLAVRPYISYFHQSKYVSDLANGNICVAIGFSGDVLQAMGSAQQAGNGVNVGYSIPREGSTVAVDMVVMPKGAPHRENGYAYLNYLLEPKVIANISNTVKYPNGNAASLAYITPELRDNPAVYPPESVLDTLFPIKTLSPAGMRASTRLWTRVTSGK
- a CDS encoding sensor domain-containing diguanylate cyclase, producing the protein MSDASEFVNDSEVYRTLLESTKAIPWKIDWGTMKFAYIGPQIEALLGWSPESWVSVEDWAMRMHPEDREYVVNFCVTQSQAGADHEADYRALTKDNGYVWIRDVVHVMRNNRGEVDALVGFMFDISERKKTEDQLLSLQKELEALSFKDGLTNIANRRRFDSAFELEWERARRERRPLSLLMFDVDFFKQYNDLYGHIQGDKCLVAIAQTLSLALDGPRDLVARYGGEEFVVLLPGADAETARKVAERCQRLIQKQSIVHALSPHGHRVTVSIGAGSILPGDREKPTEFIKAVDQQLYAAKKNGRHRTEYVQ
- a CDS encoding FAD-binding oxidoreductase, producing the protein MNNHCGWIALAGESPQRPRLQGTHKADWLIIGGGITGLSAAHALARRFPSQRIVLLERQRVAQGASARNSGFVVSHELPSAGELIGTPGFSGYQVASRIGVAAGNEVRQRIAELAIDCELSDNGYHFAVHEPAHLQHAEQALETLCAVGAQASYHEGGALQRRLGTAFYSRAIHCAGGNGLMQPARYVKGLADSLPAQVDVFEQSAVTDLRRRPGKGWTARTEGGEVEARQVLACVGAFLPRVGLKRSGTFPLELSASITRPLTYAHWQQLFDEQGWGVLSTLPGGCTLRLLPGRRLLIRNTVEYRQHDIDRHGLAVRQGAHLLGLQKRFPGITAQDLEYTWTGHLSGTRTGEPYFARVADGLHAVAGCNGSGVARGTLWGRLLVEMALGVDSPLLGDVLAQASPGYLPPRPFFDLGAKVRMAWEVRRARLER
- a CDS encoding FecR domain-containing protein: MHPVDGRLNRLAERPPLKVHLQAAVGWYLALNDAEVSPEQQLAWRNWLAADPEHAKAWGRIEKLQQQLRGMPSDVALPVLTEAGVQRRHGLKLLMLLATGATLFGGYRISPYSADFATRTGERRQVTLPDGSRLQLNTNTRVDIAYSAEQRLILLRQGEVLITTAADRPPTRPLSVETPHGRVLALGTQFDVRLHAGFSTVEVQRHAVEVRPHDAPHQVQRVEEGQALTFGSTQLGNLRLLSVEGSAWAQGVLVAIDWRLGDFVHELARYRPGYLGCADRVADLRISGAFNLEDSDGILANLQVSLPVRVRRFSRYWVRVEA